A portion of the Esox lucius isolate fEsoLuc1 chromosome 20, fEsoLuc1.pri, whole genome shotgun sequence genome contains these proteins:
- the LOC114829711 gene encoding trace amine-associated receptor 13c-like — protein MEEHGDDQYCFQDGNSSCRKDSLSTYIYITLYIFFSLISVVTVFLNLLVIISISHFKHLHTPTNLLILSLAVSDLLVGLIVIPAITVAILEPCWVLGEYFCALLIYVTYTCTSISLGNLVLISIDRYVAVCDPLMYFSRITTNRMSYFFNSFINPIIYALFYPWFKVTAKRILTLNLGHG, from the exons ATGGAGGAACATGGAGATGACCAATACTGTTTTCAAGATGGAAACTCTTCTTGCAGAAAGGATTCACtgtcaacatatatttacataacacTATACATCTTCTTCTCAttgatttcagttgttacagtatttttaaacctACTGGTGAtcatctctatctctcactTCAAGCATCTCCACACTCCAACCAAcctgctcatcctctctctggctgtgtcagatCTCCTGGTGGGACTCATCGTGATACCTGCAATTACTGTCGCAATATTGGAGCCATGCTGGGTTCTTGGAGAATATTTTTGTGCATTGCTTATTTATGTAACTTATACATGTACTTCAATATCTCTTGGCAATTTGGTCTTAATATCTATCGACCgctatgttgctgtgtgtgatcCATTAATGTACTTCTcaagaataacaacaaacagaatGAGTTACT TTTTTAATTCTTTTATTAATCCAATAATTTATGCTTTATTTTATCCATGGTTCAAAGTGACAGCAAAACGTATTTTAACCCTGAACTTAGGTCATGGATAG